GCCGGAGGGGCCGGCCCCGGTCCTGGGAGTGTATTGTGCCTAAGAAGAATCTTGATCGCAGAGTGCACCACCCTGGGATGAAACACTGGGGGACACTGAATTTTATTCTAGCAACcacggggcgggggcagggcggggaaaCAAAGACGAAGGAAGCAGGGTGAAAAATAAGGTggttaagagagagagagagagagagggagagggaggaggcagagaaactTGTTAATTACAGGGCCGGGAGAGCaagatatttctcttcctttcacaaGGTAGAAGCTGTTGAATAATTCATGCCGTGTGGGGAGGCTGCCTTTCCCTGGGTGACGGAGAACTCGGCAGGAGAGAGCTTCGAGTGGGTTCGCCCTGTCAGCCGCCCCTCTCGCTCGCTCCTGAGCACGGGGTGGGTGCTCCTCTCCCGAGCTCAGCCTCTGCGCTGCAGAGGAGCATCCTGGCCGCCGGCTGCCTCCTGCCCACGAGCCGGGCTCGCAGCCCGCTGGGGCTCCCAGCCAGCCGCCTGCAGGCGGAAGAGGCTCCCTGCGGCTGGCGGCTGGTGTCTGCCCGGGACCATGTGCCTGCAAGCTGCTTGGGAGACTCGGGCACTTGCTCTTGGCACGGATCCCCGCTGAGCGTGTCCTGCTGATTTCGGGACCACAGATGCTGCTGCTGAGGAGGAGTTTCCTGGCGTCCCTCCCTCTGCCACCGCCAGCTGAGGACCAGCCCAAAAGTAAGGTACCCCCAGCTCCTTTCCCCTGGCATTTTCCCAGCTGAGCTACTTCTGCTTCCTCCTGGAAAGTAGGGGCTGCACCTGGCAGTGTTCCCCAGCATGCATGTGAGTGTGAAGAGTGTGAGTGTGCGAGTGTGCAAGAGTGTGGActtgtggggcagagggaggctgtTTGTTCTCGGCATTGCTCTGTCCCAGAGCTCCGCTGGTGCCTGCCGAGTGCAGAGGCCGGTCCCTGGGGCGGGAGACACTCCCCAGGCACATACCTGTCATCTGCCACCCCCGTCTCCTCCAGGCTGCCTCTCGCCCTCCCTGAGCCCATGTTCCTGCTCCAGCCTTTTGTGTCGCTGGCAGAAGGCTGAAGGGTGTCTTTGCCCTCCCCGCAGGCGGGAGTTGGCATGGGCCGCGCCGCCGGGACCCCGTGCTAGCCCGTGAGGTGTGAAGCGCTGGCCAGGATGACCAACTCCTCCTCTGAGTCTGCGTCCTCCACGGCCGGGGGGTCGCTGCTGCTGCTCTGCGAGGAAGAGGGGTCGTGGGCCGGCCGGCGCATCCCGGTGTCCCTCCTGTACTCGGGCCTGGCCATCGGGGGCACGCTGGCCAACGGCATGGTCATCTACCTCGTGTCGTCCTTCCGCAAGCTGCAGACCACCAGCAACGCCTTCATCGTCAACGGGTGCGCCGCCGACCTCAGCGTCTGCGCCCTCTGGATGCCGCAGGAGGCGGTGCTGGGGCTGCTGCCAGCCAGCGCGGCCGGGCCCCCGGGGAGCTGGGACGGAGCAGGGGGCAGCTACCGCCTGCTGCGGGGCGcgctgctgggcctgggcctcaccGTGTCCCTGCTGTCTCACTGCCTCGTGGCGCTGAACCGCTACCTGCTCATCACCCGGGCGCCCGCCACCTACCAGGCGCTGTACCAGCGGCGCCACACGGCGGGCATGCTGGCGCTGTCCTGGGCGCTGGCGCTGGGCCTCGTGCTGGCGCTGCCGCCCTGGGCGCCGCGCCCCGGCCCCGCGGCCAAGGGCGTGCACTACCCCGCGCTGCTGGCGGCCGCGGCGCTGCTGGCGCAGACCGCGCTGCTGCTGCACTGCTACCTGGGCATCGTGCGCCGCGTGCGCGTCAGCGTCAAGCGGGTCAGCGTGCTCAACTTCCACCTGCTGCACCAGCTGCCCGGCTGCGCGGCCGCCGCCGCTGCGCTCCCCGCCGCCCCGCGCGCGCCCGGCCCCGGCGCCCCCGCGCTCCCCGCGCTCTCCGCGCCCGCGCCGCCCCTGCCGGCTCCGCTGCAGCCCCGCCGCGCGCAACGACGGCTCAGCGGCCTGTCGGTGCTGCTGCTGTGCTGCGTCTTCCTGCTGGCCACGCAGCCGCTCGTGTGGGTCAGCCTGGCCAGCGGCCTCGCGCTGCCCGTGCCCTGGGGCGTGCAGGCGGCCAGCTGGCTCCTGTGCTGCGCGCTGTCTGCGCTCAACCCGCTGCTCTACACCTGGAGGAACGAGGAGTTCCGCCGCTCCGTGCGCTCCGTCCTGCCCGGCGTGGGTGAGGGGCCCGCTGTGCCCGCCGTGGCCCAGGCGCCGCTGGGCTCCCGCGGCGCCGCGGGCCAGCAGTGGTGACCCGGGGAGGCGGCGAGTCCCGGCTCCCAGCGTCCTGGCTCCCCCTTCGCCTCCCGCCCTCCGAAAGGGTCCTCTGACCCGAGGCTCCTGCGTGAAGCCCAGAAGACTGGTGCGAAGGTCTCTCCTTCCACCCTCGGGGGGGACACGCGAACCGAGGTCTCTCCCTGAAGGGGGTCCCGCAGTCATTTTGGGCGGCCCCCTGATTTTATTCCGTGTTTCTGTGGTTTAGAGACTTCCCAGCGTCAAaacaccagagagagagagagagagagagagacttggagAACTtgcaaaatgacatttaaaaataaaaacacagttaatGTATTTCAACAGTTTCGGAAAAGAGCTGGGATAACACGTTACCCTTTCACCTTCGTCGTCTTAAGAAACGTGCGGAGCGCCCTGAAGCAGCGTGAGCCGCAGGGGGCGCTGCCGATACAGGAACGCACGTTTCACACGACCCTCAGAAAGCGCCCGTCCTGGAGGGCTCACCTGGGGAAGGAAGCGGCAGGTGCGCACCCCGGGATGACTGGCTGTGAAGACCTCAAGCCCTTTATTCTTAAAAGGGTTTTTTTATGTAAAGCAAAATCCTTCCCGAATGAGATAGAATCTTAGCCAGtgagaaaaaacaacaacccagatGGATTGCTGTATAGTCCGTTCtgcactttgtttttttaaaagatttatttatttatttatttttagagagggaagggagggagatagagagagagagggagagagaaacatcaatgtgcggttgctgggggtcatggcctgcaacccaggcatgtaccctgactgggaatcgaacctgcaacactttggttcgcagcctgcgctcagtccactgagctacaccagccagggccctttctgCACTTCTAAGTGGCGTTGAGTGTTAGAGGGAGACGTTCCCATCGTGCCCATCGATGCTCTGCGCCAGCGATGGGATTCTGAGGATGCCGGTGGCTTCCCTGTTTCGGGTGCCAGGCTCCCGTCTTCCGTAGCATGCACACTTGTGGCGACCCCCTCGCTCTGCAACCCACTGACTCGCCTGAGGGGTGTGACTGCAGCTTTGAACTCTGTGCCATCGCGGCTGCGAAGGAGAGTGagttcttctgtttttctctttaccATTAAAAACATCCCCATGCACACAATCTATCACACCCTAATGATTCCGTGACTGCGTAGCTACTACCAGCTGCTGTTGCATGCTCCTGGATGCTAGAACTTATTGGGCATGTGGTCCACTAAAGCAATACTCATGACACAAGGACACTTTCCTTCTTCCGGATGCCAGGAGAGGCAGCCTTCGGTTGTTTGaaaagggacacagggacacCTCCGGCTCCCCCGAGTCCTTCTCCTCTTGACCCAGTTTATGAGAAAATGCGCAGCTGGGACGTTATCTTGCCAATGGAACCGGTCCAGGTGGATCAATAGTATGGTTTGCAAGGCTACCTGTGCTCTCTCAGGGTCTGGGTAAGCCACCCATTAGAAGGCAGCACTGTTTCTTGTGCAGTTCGTATGTATTGCCGTGACATTAACACTGAGATCGTGTCTGTTCGAGCAAGTGTAACAAACTCAGTTATAAGCAACGGGCAGTTTAAATGGGAGTGCATTGTACAGTGTCTGCTTTGAGGCTTGCCATTTTCCTGTCTGGTTTACTAAGTTTATGTAGAAATGTGGGAAATGCACAATTGTGTAAAATCACTTTATCACGTGGAAGTGGGAAGAGATTTGCAATCAACATGTGTCAGCAACCTGACCCGGCCGATCAGCCTCAGTGGCCTGGGTGACTGGCTGCTTTGTCCCTCTCCTGGACATGGGGAGCTGGGAGCCCGAGACACTCGTGCGTTTGAGTAACTGTGGGAGCGGCAGGACACTTGGACGGGTCTGTGCTAAAGCAAAGCCAAACGGGTATGTTCACCACCACCAACAGGGGGTGGGCAGCCGTGTTACCGACCCCTCCCCTCAGTGCATGCACCTTCCTGTCCCACCAAGGTCTCATCCGTTCCCGTTTCCCTGGATTCAGATCATTAAAGTGGAAACAACCGTTCCTCCGAGTTTTCTTCTGTCTCTGGTCTCGCATCCCTCCTTGTCACCGTGACAGGGGACGCCGTGTTCCGAAGCACCGGTGGGGAAAgcacggtttttttttttttgttctggctttctttaattttattgttggttTCTAAAATTATCCCCACTTACATAATGATGAAAGAGGGTGCGTATCCCAGCGTTGCAAAGACATAGGTATGATTTCCACTCGGGGAACAGGTTGCAGTGACTGCAGAGCGGAGGGTCTTCCTCTTGGGGAGGCTGGGGACCCTTTGCCACGGTGGAGGCAGGCTCCCGGGCAcggagaatagactgacagctggccgggtgggggtggggcggggctgggtgagACGGGCGAAGGGATTAGACAACGGAtgcaaagaaaacagacacagaacagAACTGCGGTTACCgcagggaagtggggggggggggggaggagggagacgaCCTCCGGGGGTGAGCACACCACACAATACACGGTGCTGTCTCAGAGAACCGCTCCCCCAAAGCCCGTATAatgttactaaccaatgtcaccccaataaattcagtttttttttttaaaaagctcttcttTGAGTTAGGCCTTTCTCCTCGTTTCTTCTCACTGTGGATGCTGCAAACAGTTTCTCCCGAGGTTTCCACCAACTCTTCCCACACCTGGAAACTCAGCTGTTCATGCGCATCTGCACAGTTTCTCGCCAACACCGGGAACCGTCTCCGGCCGGCTCAGGCCCACGGGGGGACCCACTTCAGGTTCTGATTCCCGGTGATGAACGCCGCGGGACCGGCTCGCTTGTAACCTCCAAGCGGGGAGGATGTGCCTGAAAGCGCCGGTCCAGGGCGCTGGCCGGGGGAGCCGGAGTTCCCGCATTTACTAATTACATTAATGGAGACTGTGCTCGGATTCAGGTGAAACCCCATTGTTGTCTGCTCAGGAACACAAAGGCCTGATGGCTGTCGTGGGCTGCCCTTTTCTGCTTGTCGGGGTGCCCTTGCACTTCAGTGGCTGAGTTCCCGGGTGTGAGGGCACTACTCTTGGCGTTCCCTTCCTTCCCAAGTGAAGCAGGCACCGAAGCAAGGCTTCGGTTCCCCACAGAGGTGTCCACACGTGGTTTCTGCTTCAAACACGGAGGGGAGATTTCCAAGGTCAGACACGTTTCCCCCTGTCATGGAGCGAGGAGGAAAGCCTCCTCCACTGGAGGTGTTGTGTCTTCAGGCGtgtcctggggggctggggggagctgAGGCTGGGACTCAGGTTAACTCTGGGGCAGTGAGAGCCCTTGGAGAGCTCTGCTCTGTCCCCGAGTTCAGTGCAGCCCTGTTCTGCTGACAGCCGCAGGCATCCTCATGGTTTCAGGGCGGCCCGGCCCGAGTGCCTTCTCCCAGGGGCTCCGGGGCTCACggcccctcccctgtcctgtgAGCTGAGCGGACCAGGCACCAGGGACCCGATCTACATCCAAGAACACCGAGAAACACTGTAGGCGGCCCTTACTTTCGGACATTTAAAAGTATCTGTGGGCTGAGAGGCAAGAGTGGGGCCCCAGACGGAGGTCCCGGTCGTCAGGAACAAGGGGGGGCTGTTTCTTTCCACGTCTCCTCTCCCATTCAGTACTTCCAGGGGCTCCACACTGGCGCATGTGCAGCCCCGGGCCCAGGTCCAAGCTCTGCCCACAGCCGCCATCCAGCAGCCCCTCTGTCCACCGTGACCATCCAGCAGGACGCCCGCAGGGCTCAGAGCGCGCCCAGAGGGGCCGGAGCCGCGGGGCAAggatttctgggctccctgtacCAGTGCCTGTTGAGGGGGCAGGCTCCAGACAGGCACCGGTCCTTggcaccccctccccatcctgggGGGGATGGTCATGGCCAGGGGCGGGCAGGCGCGGGCCCATCATCTTAAGGATGAGGCCCAGGTTGGAATGGTAGTTTCTGGAATCTAAGGGTGATACTGCTTGATTGACGCAGGCCCCTCACGGGCACCCTCTCCTAGCTCCTCCCACCAGCCTGCGCACCTTCCCTAATCAAGTTGGGCCTGATGCACTGCAGGTGAGGCCgaagagtggggggtgggggaagggtgcaggTGAGACCAGGTGGGTCAGTTGTGGAAGGGGATGATGGGAACGTGGGGCACACTGCAGTTTTCttcacttgtgggtatttttgaatttttttcataatgaaatgtttaaaagagtGAAGCCAGAacttggcgggggcgggggcgtggagaaagaaagaagaaaagaaggaagacaaaaagcaaagaaagaaaaggaaccgGCCGGCCTAAGGCCAGGCAGCCATGCAGTGCAGGAGCTGGAGTCGAAACCTTCCGCCTGACCCCGAAGCGGAAGGTGGCTAGGACTGTGCCGGCGGAGGGAACCCGGACCTTCACAGCCGGGTGTGGACTCCCCTCCATGCCGGGACCGCCCCCGACCTCCCCGTCTGTCTCCTCTGCGCCCTCCGCCATCCGCCACCCTTCCTTACGTCCCCGCGGGTCTGTGCGCGCTGCCTCCTCCACACGGCCCCTGCGGGgcgcctgggccctggctggtgcgggcACCTCCCGGCAGCGTCCCCCGGTCTCCCAGctttcccagcccccagccagctccccacccccacccccaaggccgCCTGAGCTTCTGCCTGTTTGTTCATGAGAGGCCCCGCCCACGGCCAGTGGGTTCTTACCAcccattcccttcctctccccgccttaggtgtgtgtgtgtgtgtgtcatcttCGAAAGGAGACGGGAAAGGTTGCTggcttattttttcctcctctgattatttttttaaagggtgcTGTCTTCATCTTCCAGTAGCCAGTTACCTGAAATACCCTAGATACGTCACCTCCGTTGACAGGTGAAGACAGTCCTGTCGagagcagacagacagacgtGGGCCTCTCCCTTGCGCGCTTATTCTCCTCGTGATGAAACAGACCCCCACGTAAATCCCACCTCACGCCCCAGGACAATCAGGTGTGGGGTTCTGAGCCAGGTGTCCAA
This portion of the Phyllostomus discolor isolate MPI-MPIP mPhyDis1 chromosome 14, mPhyDis1.pri.v3, whole genome shotgun sequence genome encodes:
- the GPR88 gene encoding probable G-protein coupled receptor 88; the encoded protein is MTNSSSESASSTAGGSLLLLCEEEGSWAGRRIPVSLLYSGLAIGGTLANGMVIYLVSSFRKLQTTSNAFIVNGCAADLSVCALWMPQEAVLGLLPASAAGPPGSWDGAGGSYRLLRGALLGLGLTVSLLSHCLVALNRYLLITRAPATYQALYQRRHTAGMLALSWALALGLVLALPPWAPRPGPAAKGVHYPALLAAAALLAQTALLLHCYLGIVRRVRVSVKRVSVLNFHLLHQLPGCAAAAAALPAAPRAPGPGAPALPALSAPAPPLPAPLQPRRAQRRLSGLSVLLLCCVFLLATQPLVWVSLASGLALPVPWGVQAASWLLCCALSALNPLLYTWRNEEFRRSVRSVLPGVGEGPAVPAVAQAPLGSRGAAGQQW